The DNA sequence CGTCGGCCATTTGGAAAACGGCCCCGCCGCGGTCAACGAACTGTTTCAGCGCTGCCTCAATGCCGATCCGACCCTGTTCCTGAAATCCCGCCTCCGGGGCCACCCCATGAGCTGCCCCAAGATCCGCGCCCGCATCCCGGACATCACCGCCGCCGTGGCCTGCAACTGCGCCTTTGACCTGGCCGTCAACCTCTACCCCACGCCCATCATCCACCTCCACGGCCTCAAGCCCGGCGCTGCCGCCCCCACCGGCCTTACCCTGGACTCGCTGCAATTCCAGCACCTGCTCCAGGAATACGTCAAACTCCGCCAACAACTCCGGGAAACCCAGCTTCTGCTGACCCGCTACGAACAGCAATTATCAGATTTCTTCACGGCCGCGGGGGTTGAAACCGTTAACACGCCCCTGGGGACCCTCTGCCGTAAGATCGACTCGGCTGGCAAGACCGCCTTTATACTGGAAATCTAGAACGAGAGCCGTGAGCCGGGAGCCGTGAGCCGGGAGCCGAGAGCCGGGAGCCGTGAGCCGAGAGCCGAGAGCCGGGAGCCGTGAGCCGAGAGCCGAGAGCCGTGAGCCGAGAGCCGAGAGCCGTAAAAGATGATAATAGAAAATTCCAAACCACATCGGAAACTTGACGCCTGGCGGAAAGCCATGCAGTTAGTTGAAAATATTTATCGAGTTACAGAGGCCTTCCCTGCCGGAGAGAAATTCGGCCTGACCGCTCAAATCCGCCGGGCTGCTGTCTCTGTGCCATCCAACATCGCGGAAGGCGCGGCGGACCGCACTGTCCAGCAATTTTATAACTATCTTTCGAACTGCATCGGCTCGCTCAATGAATTGGACACCCAACTCGAAATTGCCTTTCGCTTAAGGTATCTAACAGAAAAGGATTTCATTGAAATAAATGCCTTGCTGGATGACTGCCTGGCAGTTACCTTCGGCCTGAAAAAACACCTTGCCAAGAGAGCCAGGGGATAACATTAGTCACCGCGGCTCACGGCTCACGGCTTACGGCTCACGGCTCACGGCTCACGTCCCTAAGGATTTCATTGAAATAAATGCCTTGCTGGATGACTGCCTGGCAGTTACCTTCGGCCTGAAAAAACACCTTGCCAAGAGAGCCAGGGGATAACATTAGTCACCGCGGCTCACGGCTTACGGCTTACGGCTCACGGCTCACGGCTTATGGCTCACGGCTTACGGCTCACGGCTCACGGCTCACGGCTTACGGCTCACGTCCATGTCCATACTTTATCTCACCGATCAAGGCGCCACGCTTACCAAAAAGGGCAACCGCCTGGTCATTGAAAAAAAAGGGAATCTTGTCCATTGGGTGCACGCCTTCAAGGTGGAGCAGGTCGTGGTCATGGGGCAGGTCCAGCTTTCTCCCGGCGCCATCGCCTTTCTGTTGCAGGAAGGCATCGATACGGTTTTTCTGTCATACTATGGCAAATACCGCGGCCGTCTTATCTCGGAGTTTGGCAAGAATATCGAACTACGGCGCCGACAGTTTCAGAAGCTGGACGATCCCGGCATTCGGTTGGCCCTGGCCCGGTCCTATGTCAAGGGCAAGCTCAATAATTGCCGGATTTTTCTGCGCCGTCAGAATCAGGGATTGAATCAGGCCGACCTGACCAATACCATCCATCAGCTCCGCCGCTTGGCCAACCAAGCGGATGCCTGCGACAGCATCGAGAGCCTCATGGGCATGGAAGGGGCCGGGGCGGCCAGCTACTTCGGATGCTTTCAGCACCTTTTCCGGGTGGATGACATCACCTTTTCGGGCCGCAACCGCCGCCCGCCGCAGGACCCGGTGAACGTGCTGTTAAGTCTGGGGTATACGCTCCTGGCCAACGTGGTGCAGACCCAGGTGCATGTAGCCGGTCTAGATCCCTACCTGGGCTGCCTGCATAGTGTGGAATATGGCCGGCCGTCTTTAGTGTTGGACCTCATGGAGGAATTTCGCCCTGTCCTGGTGGATGCCGTGGTGGTGCAGGTGGTCAACAAACGGATTATTCGGTCCACCGATTTCTACCGCCCTGAAGACCGGGAGCCGGCGGCTTTTGATTTTGCCGAAACCGAGTCCCGCCGGGAGAACTACCCCATTCTCCTGGTCCATACCGGTATGAAAAAATTTATCACCCATTTTGAGGCCCGCCTACAACAAAAAGTCCTCTACCTGCCATCCGGCCGGCGCCTGACCTACCGGCAGATCTGCCTGGAACAGGTGCGCGCCCTGGTCCGCTTCCTTAACGACGGCTCTGCTTATCTCCCTTTCTCGTACCGCTGATTCTTCGCTCCCGGCTCCCGGCTCACGCCCAAAGGCTCCCGGCTCACGCCCAAAGGCTCCCGGCTCACGTCCAACGGCTCACGGCTCATGTCCAACGGCTCACGGCTCACGGCTCACGTTCAACGGCTCACGAAAAAAAGTATTGACAAAAATGCCAAACTGCCCCATGCTGTTACTAGCTTAGGTCTAATGTTTATAACCATCTCCTATGATATTACCGACAACCGCCGCCGCCAGCGTTTGGCCAAGATGCTGAGCAATTACGGCCACCGGGTGCAGAAAAGCGTTTTTGAATGCCGTCTAGACGACCGGCAGTATTTAAAATTGAAGAAGGGCATCGAGGAGATCATAGACTGGGATGATGACAGCGTGCGGTATTATTTTCTCTGCCAACATTGCACGGACAACATCGAAATCAGCGGTTGGGGTGTGGTCCGGGATGATGAAGACGTGATCGTGGTGTAATCACGCAGCCAATTTTCACAATTGCACGTTTGCACGCATCTCCGGGGTTTTTCCTGAAATCGTCTAAGGTGTTGAAATTATTCAGTGTGGCAAAAAAGATACATTAAATGATAACTCTACGGATTAATTGGCAAATCTGGATATTTCACAAGATGCTCAAGCTGTGGCGGGGGGTATGCGGCCTAGATACGTGTTTTTGGCCTTTATTTTCCAACAAAACCAGCCCGCTGGAGGGGGTGCTCTCAGAAACATTGACCTGATTAGAAGGGATTGCGACCAACGCCTCCATGGCCTCGGCCACGCTGTTGATCAGCCCTCAGAAACATTGACCTGATTAGAAGGGATTGCGACTAAACACAAACATCTATGCCTTTTACTCGCCTGGTTGGCTCAGAAACATTGACCTGATTAGAAGGGATTGCGACCTTATGAAGAGTCTCCCTGATGGCCGCCGGGTCGAGCCTTCTCAGAAACATTGACCTGATTAGAAGGGATTGCGACTTAGGCAGGATAGTAAACTCTGGAGCATTGTTCTCAGAAACATTGACCTGATTAGAAGGGATTGCGACTTTTCCTCAACGCAAATTACCGCAGGGAGAGCAATTCTCAGAAACATTGACCTGATTAGAAGGGATTGCGACTGTTCTCCAAGAATCTTTCTTTTATCAAGATAAAAGACTCAGAAACATTGACCTGATTAGAAGGGATTGCGACGTTTTTTCATTTTCTTTGTTCTTTGCTCCGGCCCGGGATCACTCAGAAACATTGACCTGATTAGAAGGGATTGCGACGCTAAAGCGGTCGCCGGAGACGTGGTAGAGCTACACTCAGAAACATTGACCTGATTAGAAGGGATTGCGACATCAGGCTCTGCACTTTTACAATTTCTCATTTTATTCTCAGAAACATTGACCTGATTAGAAGGGATTGCGACATAGTTGCTATCATCTATTAACGTTACTTTCATTTTCCCTCAGAAACATTGACCTGATTAGAAGGGATTGCGACTCATATCCCCAACTAAGAGATTTTTGATGCCCGTAAATCTCAGAAACATTGACCTGATTAGAAGGGATTGCGACGTAATAGTTGCCAACTTTTCCATTTGTTTCTCCTTTCACTCAGAAACATTGACCTGATTAGAAGGGATTGCGACATTATCCATACGTATTTGTAGTCATTATAATCCTTCTCTCAGAAACATTGACCTGATTAGAAGGGATTGCGACCTTCTGGCTCTCACTTTGCACTCATTTTCGAGTAGCAAGCTCAGAAACATTGACCTGATTAGAAGGGATTGCGACGATAAAGCCAGGTACGAGTAGCGAGGACTGAGGACTGAGTAAAATACAACGCTTCGAAGATTTGATTGCTTGGCAGAAGGCTCGGGAGCTGGCGAAGGCGGTGTACCTGGTTGCCACTAAGGGAGAATTGTCTCGGGATTTTGGGTTTCGGGATCAGATCAGGCGGTCGGCCGTATCAGTCATGGCCAATTTGGCGGAAGGGTTTGAACGGGGCCGACGGACCGAATTCCATCAGTTTATTTCCATTGCCAAATCCTCTTGCGCCGAATTACGGTCGCATCTCTATCTCGCCCTTGATATTGGCTATCTTGATCAAGAAACATTTACCCGGCTGCATGCCATGACCGAGGAACTCTCCCGCATTTTAGGAGGTCTCCGGGCGTCCGTGGAGAAGCAGAAGGGTTGAGGAAGCTTCACCACTCAGTCCTCGGCCCTCGTTACTGCCCTTGGCCTGATTAGAAGGGATTGCGACGATAAAGCCAGGTACGAGTAGCGAGGACTGAGGACTGAGTAAAATACAACGCTTCGAAGATTTGATTGCTTGGCAGAAGGCTCGGGAGCTGGCGAAGGGGGTGTACCTGGTTGCCACGAAGGGGGAATTGTCTCGGGATTTTGGGTTTCGGGATCAGATCAGGCGGTCGGCCGTATCAGTCATGGCCAATTTGGCGGAAGGGTTTGAACGGGGCCGACGGACCGAATTCCATCAGTTTATTTCCATTGCTGAAGATCTACACTGAAAACTGACCCCCAATCGCCATTGAAATTGACCCCCTCAGAGATAAACCGATGCCAGCTTACGGCGTCGGAGGTTCTATGAAAAAAATTACTTCATCCTTGACTTAATCAGCCACTTTTTTGTCATAAGATATCCAGCAACGTTTTCCCTCAAGGTGGCCGCTTTGGATTGTATTCACTAGCCGAAATGATTGGAATGCGCATCCGCCGGTAATTATAATTGTCGCTCATCACCCTCCCCATAGCACTGCAACCCCGACAGACTTATCCATAGAGGGAAATCTGGTATTCGTCCCCAGCAACTGAGATATTGCATTTCTCTTTTGTCAGAAGAGACCGCTTGTGGTAACATCTGCCTTGTATTCCGGTTCATTTTCAGTAATTAGAGTTTCGAGTTTCAAGTTCCGAGATTAAAATAAAAGGGAATATATTTCCGGGTTATCCAATAGTTGCAGATATCATGATCCCCTTTTTAAACTCGCAACTCTTATGAAGCTTTTCATAAGTAATTGTAATTACATACAAGTTCACATGTTCTCAAGAACACAACGAAGCATGAAAGAATAATTGGTGGCATAGGCCTCCTGGCCTGTGCATCAGCGTGCCGGCTGCAAAGCCTGCACCACCTTCTTTCATACAAGTCCACATGTTCTGCCGAACACAACGAAGCATGAAAACAGAAGCGTGGCGGCTGCTCCCAATAATGCTTTTGCTGTTCACCGCCCACTGTTTTCATATATATTTTCTCATCGACCATGTTAAACAGAAGCGGCGGCCATGGGCCGCTCGATCCCATTATCGATAATTTATTCGCAATTTTCTCATAGGGCGGGCCGCGCCCGCCGTCTTTAAAAGCACTGTTTTCATGCAGATCAGTCGCAAACCATGAAAATTATACCGGTGGCACCGGCATCCAGCCGGTGCGGTGGCTATTTCCCATGTAGTAAGCTGAATCTGCCAGTTGTTAACTTTATTCGGAGGAGTTATGCGTAATATCAACAGCCTAACACCTGTTTTTTGTCCACGCAGTGTCGCGGTCATCGGCGCCTCTACGGTGGCGGGCAAACTCGGCCATGATATTCTCTATAACCTGATTCATGCCGGTTTTCCCGGGCCTATCTATCCTATCAATCCCAAGGCCGACCAGGTCCTGGGGCTGGCAGCCTATAAACAGATCGGCGACGCACCCAGCTCCCCGGACCTGGCCGTTATTGTCATCCCGGCCCGCGCCGTCGCCGGGGCTATAGAACAGTGCGGTCAGGCCGGGGTCAAAGGTGCCATTGTCATCACCGGTGGTTTTGCCGAAGCCGGGGAGGAGGGGGAAAAACTTCAGGAGGAGTTGGCCCAAGCCGCCAGGCGTCATAACGTCCGGGTCATTGGCCCCAACTGCCAGGGTATCAACAACCCGCACCATAACCTCTGCGCTTCCTGGCCGCTGTTGACCACCAGGGGCGCCATGGCCTTTATCTCCCAGAGCGGTACTGTGGGGGCGGCCTTGATGGATTGGGCTTCCCAGGAACTACTGGGCGTCAGCGTCTTCGTCAGCCTGGGCAACCGGGCCGATATCGATGAGGCCGACGCCATTCAGTATTTTAATCAGGATCCCCATACCAAGGTCATTGCCTTGTATATCGAAGGAGTAAAACGGCCCGTCTATTTTCTGGATGCCTTGGCCGAGGCTACCAAACCGGTGGTCATCCTCAAGGCTGGCCGCACCAAACAAGGCCGTCTGGCGGCTGAATCCCATACCAAGTCTCTGGCCGGTCAAGACGCAGTCTATGACGCCATCTTCCGCAAGTACAAGGTGCACCGGGCCGAGACGATTGAAGAGCTATACGACTTTGCCAAGGGTCTGGCCTATCTTTCCAAACCCCGTGGCCGTCGGCTGCTCAATATCACCAGCTCCGGGGGGGCTGCTATCCTGGCCATTGATGCGGCGGAAAGGTTAGGCTTCCAACTGCCGCCGCCTTCGCCCGTCCTCCAGGCGAAGCTCAGGGAGATAGTGCCGCCGCACTGTGCCGTGGGTAATCCCGTGGACCTCACCGGCGATGTCATGAGCGATCCGGGCCTCTATGCCAAGGTCATCGACGCTTCCCGGGTGGAATATGACAACCTCGTAGTTATCTTTGGCGATCCGGTTCCTGGCGCCCACCAGATCGTTACCCCAAACGCTCAGGAACTGGTGATTTTTTTAGGCGGGGCCGAGGTGGAACGTCAGGAGGTCCCGCTCATACATCGGCGAGGTATTCCCGTCTTTCCGACGCCGGAACGGGGTCTGGGAGCCCTGCATCAGTTTTTCCGCTTTGAGCCAATGCCAACCGTGGGACCGATTGAGCCTTCTGCCATTCAGGAACTAAGCCTGGTTCCGCCGAGTGAAGCTGCCGCCCTCTTGGCCAAACACGGAATTCCGGTGGCCGCCTGTCCCTTGGCCACCACTGCCGATGAGGCCGTAACCCTGGCGGCACAGTTCGACAGCCCGGTGGCCTTGAAAATCTGGTCTCCTGACCTGCCCCACAAAACCGATGTGGGCGGAGTGCGTCTCAATCTCACCACCGAGGACGAGATCCGCTCGGAGTGTCAAGACTTGGTCAAAACCGCCCTTACCCATGTTCCCTGGGCTCGCATCGACGGCGTCACCGTCTCGCCCATGGCCAAACCGGGAGGGATGGAGGTTATTTTAGGTATCCTGACCGATCCCCAATACGGCTCCACCCTGATGTTCGGTTTGGGGGGCGTCTTCACCGAGATCTACCGGGATGTACAGTTCTGCCTGCTGCCGGCGGCGGATGAGGAACTCTGGGAGTTGATCCGCTCAATTAAAGGCTATCCCTTGCTGGCGGGTGCCCGGGGATTTCCCCCTTTGGACCAGGAGGCCTTGTTGCTGACCATGAAGGCCCTCGCCCGGGTGGCTACCTCGAATCCCCAGTTGGACCAGATCGAGCTCAACCCGCTCCTGGTCTATGAACGAGGCGTTTTCGCCGTAGATGCAAGGATGTACAGCCGGGTGAGTAGTTGATGCGGGTGTTCAGCCTTGGAACCGAAGCCGAAGGTAGCTCGAAATGGCCGAAAAATATACTAAAGCCCGTTTTTGGAAGTGTGCCCTTCAGGTGAATTCTGCTATGTATATCAATTACCGGGGTGATGCTCATGGAATGACTGAAGATGAGTACAATCGCGAACTCTTAAGAGTATGTCGTGAAGAAGAAATCTCTATCATTGGATTAGCCGACCATGGCAATGTGGATGCCGTCGATGCCATCCGTGAATTAATGGCCCAGGAAGGAATCGTTGTCTTCCCCGGTTTTGAAATTGCTTCTACTGAAAAAGCTCATTTTGTCTGCCTTTTTCCCGAGACAACATCCAAAGACCAGTTGACCCGCTATTTGGGAGCCTTAGGGTTGACCAATCCAGCCGCCGGGATTTGGCCTTCGAATCTGGGCGGCAATGATCTGTTCTCCAAAGTTAATGAGTTAGGCGGAATTGCCTATGCCGCCCATTGTATCGATGACAATGGCGTACTTTTTCGAAAGCTTCAACATGTCTGGCGAAACCCTCTGCTTAAGGCCGCGCAAATACCGGGAGCTCTGGATGATCTAAAAAATGAAGAGGAAAACGGCTATCGCCAAATACTGCTCAATAGAAATCCGGACTATCGAAGGGAGCGGCCGATTGCCATTATCAATGCCAAGGACGTGGCACGCCCTGAGGATCTCCGCAACCCTAAAGCTTCGTGCCTTATAAAAATGACCAGGCCATGTTTTGCGTCATTCAAGCAGGCCTTTCTGGATCCGGAGTCACGAGTAAGACTGAACTCTGATGTTCCAGAAAAATATTACTCCCGCATCGAATCGGTGAAGTCTACCGGAGGCTATCTGGATGGCCTGGAAATCGATTTCTCCGAGCATCTCAACGCAGTGATTGGTGGAAGAGGTACGGGTAAATCGACTCTGCTGGAATGTATCCGCTATGCCTTGGAACTCCGACCTCTCGCTAAGAACGCCCAGAAACAACATGATGAAATCATCCGTGAAAATCTGGGAAAAGAGAAGGGGCGTATAGAACTGACAATCCGATCGTCGGCCATGCATGGCAAACGTTTTTTGATTTCCCGCCGCTATGGGGAAAGCGCCACGGTCAGAGACGAGTTCGGCAATCCCTCGGCGTTTTCTCCTGCAGATGTGCTGCCCCGTATAGAAATTTACGGACAGAACGAGATTTATGAGATTGCTCAGAACCCTCAGGGGCGGCTTAGACTTCTCAACCGGTTTTTGGATATTGACAACCGGCAGTTGGATCAGCGCCTTGAAGAGATCGCTAGGAAGTTGAAAGACAACCGGAAAGCCATCCTACAGGAACAAGAGAATCTGGCGCAAGTGGAGGATGAAGTCTCTCGTTTGCCAAAGTTGCAGGAGCAAGTGGAACAGTTTAAAAAGCTGCGGTTGGACGAGAAATTGAAGATTATTCCCCTGCTTGAGAGTGAAAAACGTCTGTCTGGACGTGTCAGCGAAGAGATCGAGAACTTGGAGACCGCTTTTATCGGGGTCGAAAATAACCTTCCGGATACAATATTTCTTAGTGATAACACGCTCAAAGGTCTTCCCCATGAATCAGCTTTACAATCTATGCGGACTTTTCTCGATGAACTGACAAGAGATGTTCGAGGGTTTGTCCAGCAAACCCAGGAGAAGATCGCTGCATCAAAGGATAAGATACTTGGATTGCAAGAAACCCTTGCAGCTTCCATCAGGGTCGAAGAGGAGGCCCTCGAGAAGGCCTTTAGAGAGATACCTTCCTACGAGGGACGCAGTGGACCAGAGATCGGTATGCAATATCATACATTACTTAAAGATATCGAGCGGATTCGACCGAAAGAGGTCCTGCTTGCCAGTCATAACGAAGTTAAAACCGAGTTGTCTAGAATGAGGAGAGCTTTCCTTAGTGAATTATCAGAGGCCCGAGCGCAAAGGTCTGCCCAATTACAGAGAGCCTTGAAAAAGGTGAATCGGAGACTAACCGGCAAGCTCAGGTTAACCGTTTCCCCTGAGGCGGATCGAGGACCTCTGATGGAATTTCTAAATGCATGCGGACTTGAGGGGGTCGGTCTCAAACGCCTAGCCTGGATTGAGGCGGCAGAAGATTTCTCTCCCCTAAAACTGGCCGAAATGATTCGCAATGGGGTAGGTACGCTAAAGCAGCCCAACTGGGGAATCACTCAATCTGTTGCCGAGGCCCTCGTAAAATTGCCCCTCGCAAAATTAATGGAAATCGAGGAGCTTGAACTGCCCGATACAATATCCATCGAGTTGAACGTGTCACCCGCGGGAAAGGAGAACTATCGTCCTTTAGATAAGCTTTCCACCGGGCAGCAGTGTACCGCCATCTTACACATTCTCCTTTTGGAAAATCTGGATCCTCTCATTATGGACCAACCTGAAG is a window from the Desulfobacca acetoxidans DSM 11109 genome containing:
- a CDS encoding four helix bundle protein, producing the protein MIIENSKPHRKLDAWRKAMQLVENIYRVTEAFPAGEKFGLTAQIRRAAVSVPSNIAEGAADRTVQQFYNYLSNCIGSLNELDTQLEIAFRLRYLTEKDFIEINALLDDCLAVTFGLKKHLAKRARG
- the cas1 gene encoding CRISPR-associated endonuclease Cas1, with product MSILYLTDQGATLTKKGNRLVIEKKGNLVHWVHAFKVEQVVVMGQVQLSPGAIAFLLQEGIDTVFLSYYGKYRGRLISEFGKNIELRRRQFQKLDDPGIRLALARSYVKGKLNNCRIFLRRQNQGLNQADLTNTIHQLRRLANQADACDSIESLMGMEGAGAASYFGCFQHLFRVDDITFSGRNRRPPQDPVNVLLSLGYTLLANVVQTQVHVAGLDPYLGCLHSVEYGRPSLVLDLMEEFRPVLVDAVVVQVVNKRIIRSTDFYRPEDREPAAFDFAETESRRENYPILLVHTGMKKFITHFEARLQQKVLYLPSGRRLTYRQICLEQVRALVRFLNDGSAYLPFSYR
- the cas2 gene encoding CRISPR-associated endonuclease Cas2; this translates as MFITISYDITDNRRRQRLAKMLSNYGHRVQKSVFECRLDDRQYLKLKKGIEEIIDWDDDSVRYYFLCQHCTDNIEISGWGVVRDDEDVIVV
- a CDS encoding four helix bundle protein produces the protein MIAWQKARELAKAVYLVATKGELSRDFGFRDQIRRSAVSVMANLAEGFERGRRTEFHQFISIAKSSCAELRSHLYLALDIGYLDQETFTRLHAMTEELSRILGGLRASVEKQKG
- a CDS encoding four helix bundle protein; protein product: MIAWQKARELAKGVYLVATKGELSRDFGFRDQIRRSAVSVMANLAEGFERGRRTEFHQFISIAEDLH
- a CDS encoding acetate--CoA ligase family protein, yielding MRNINSLTPVFCPRSVAVIGASTVAGKLGHDILYNLIHAGFPGPIYPINPKADQVLGLAAYKQIGDAPSSPDLAVIVIPARAVAGAIEQCGQAGVKGAIVITGGFAEAGEEGEKLQEELAQAARRHNVRVIGPNCQGINNPHHNLCASWPLLTTRGAMAFISQSGTVGAALMDWASQELLGVSVFVSLGNRADIDEADAIQYFNQDPHTKVIALYIEGVKRPVYFLDALAEATKPVVILKAGRTKQGRLAAESHTKSLAGQDAVYDAIFRKYKVHRAETIEELYDFAKGLAYLSKPRGRRLLNITSSGGAAILAIDAAERLGFQLPPPSPVLQAKLREIVPPHCAVGNPVDLTGDVMSDPGLYAKVIDASRVEYDNLVVIFGDPVPGAHQIVTPNAQELVIFLGGAEVERQEVPLIHRRGIPVFPTPERGLGALHQFFRFEPMPTVGPIEPSAIQELSLVPPSEAAALLAKHGIPVAACPLATTADEAVTLAAQFDSPVALKIWSPDLPHKTDVGGVRLNLTTEDEIRSECQDLVKTALTHVPWARIDGVTVSPMAKPGGMEVILGILTDPQYGSTLMFGLGGVFTEIYRDVQFCLLPAADEELWELIRSIKGYPLLAGARGFPPLDQEALLLTMKALARVATSNPQLDQIELNPLLVYERGVFAVDARMYSRVSS
- a CDS encoding TrlF family AAA-like ATPase yields the protein MAEKYTKARFWKCALQVNSAMYINYRGDAHGMTEDEYNRELLRVCREEEISIIGLADHGNVDAVDAIRELMAQEGIVVFPGFEIASTEKAHFVCLFPETTSKDQLTRYLGALGLTNPAAGIWPSNLGGNDLFSKVNELGGIAYAAHCIDDNGVLFRKLQHVWRNPLLKAAQIPGALDDLKNEEENGYRQILLNRNPDYRRERPIAIINAKDVARPEDLRNPKASCLIKMTRPCFASFKQAFLDPESRVRLNSDVPEKYYSRIESVKSTGGYLDGLEIDFSEHLNAVIGGRGTGKSTLLECIRYALELRPLAKNAQKQHDEIIRENLGKEKGRIELTIRSSAMHGKRFLISRRYGESATVRDEFGNPSAFSPADVLPRIEIYGQNEIYEIAQNPQGRLRLLNRFLDIDNRQLDQRLEEIARKLKDNRKAILQEQENLAQVEDEVSRLPKLQEQVEQFKKLRLDEKLKIIPLLESEKRLSGRVSEEIENLETAFIGVENNLPDTIFLSDNTLKGLPHESALQSMRTFLDELTRDVRGFVQQTQEKIAASKDKILGLQETLAASIRVEEEALEKAFREIPSYEGRSGPEIGMQYHTLLKDIERIRPKEVLLASHNEVKTELSRMRRAFLSELSEARAQRSAQLQRALKKVNRRLTGKLRLTVSPEADRGPLMEFLNACGLEGVGLKRLAWIEAAEDFSPLKLAEMIRNGVGTLKQPNWGITQSVAEALVKLPLAKLMEIEELELPDTISIELNVSPAGKENYRPLDKLSTGQQCTAILHILLLENLDPLIMDQPEDNLDNAFIADRIVAELRSAKIARQFLFATHNANIPVFGDAEWIGVFQVVDGHSEIPEELQGAIDLPEIQQKAAEILEGGKSAFIQRKEKYGF